The sequence below is a genomic window from Brevibacillus laterosporus.
AATACAGGTTTGTTTATAGGCTGTGATTAACTTGGTTTTCGTGCTTCCGCCAATATTATAATCACCGTGTCTTTCCTTCACTTCGGTCAAGAGTTTTTCCCTTTTTTTCTTGCCACGCTGCATACTTTTTATCCGATCAAACGGTGCGGGTGAAAGCTTACTATCTACAGAGCCTCCCTCCTCATCAAATGTAACAAGGATGAGTCCTACCTCCAGTCTTCTTAACAAATGACAAATATCTCTCCATTTCTTTGAAAAGAGGCTATATGTGGGTTTGGGAATGGCCACATAGACTTGATCAGTTAAACGCTGCCTTTTGGTAGCTTGTATGAGAAGTTCAATAGTAAGTGTTCGTTTTAGTTCGATGATAATTAGTTCTTTATCTTTGACCGCGACCATATCACAATGGTTGACTTCTCCACGAACCTCATAACCAAGATGACTAAAATATTGTTGAACCGGTTTATATAAATCAACTTCATATATTTTCTTTTTTATTTTTTTCATGTTGTAAGAGTACCTTTCCATTTGGTTGGTATAGCGTGAAGTATTTTCCCTTCACATCATGTTCTCTCCTTCTCTTTTAACAATGGGAATACCTTCCTGAGTCAGTTTTGTTTACTCCATACAATGTTTAAAAGCCAGTAATCCTTTAAAAGAGGATCTACCAGCTATAGATAAACAGGTATAAAGTAATGAATCCGTTAGGGAGAAGGCTCAGTCTTGTTCGGTCAGAATAAGTGGTCCATTCTTTGTAATCGCCACAGTGTGCTCATATTGAGCGGATAGCTTCCCATCGACGGTGCGGGCTGTCCAACCGTTTGCGTCCATTTTTGAGTGCCATGAGCCTAGATTAACCATAGGTTCGATGGTGATTACCATACCCTCTTTTAATCTGAGCCCTTTACCTGGTTTACCGTAATGCGCAACTTGCGGTTCTTCATGTAATGTTGGTCCTATGCCGTGTCCACAAAAATCCCTAACGACGGATAACCCTTCTGCTTCAACGAATGTTTGGATGGCATGACCGATATCTCCTAGTCGATTTCCAATCAGTGCTTGTTCGATACCTTTATACATAGATTCCTTGGTAATTTGTAATAAGTGCTTTGCTTCTTCTGAAATGGTGCCCACTGTATGTGTCCAAGCTGAGTCAGCCAGACCACCATGTAAATTAGCAACAAAATCTACGGTTACAATATCTCCATTTTTTAGTGGTTTATGAGTGGGGAATCCATGACAAATCTCATCGTTTACGGAAGCACAGGTAGCATACTTATAACCGTTAAATCCGATTTGTTCAGGAATTGCTTCTGACTTAGTTAAATAGGAATGAACAAAATTATTAATTTCAAAAGAGGTAATACCTGGTTTAATAAACTTTGCAACTTCTTTGTGACAAGCAGCCACAAGTTTTCCTGCTTCGTGCATCTTATTGATTTCGCTTTGACTTTTTATCGTAATCATCTAGGATTCCCCTTTGGCTTTGGTCTCAGTTTTTTATTATCAAGCTTTTAATCCTCTAAAGAGGACAGTAATTACATCATCCATCCAGTTGGTATTTGCTATTGGATCGGAATAATCATTTTTACCGATATAAGAGACTGCGGTTCCCACTAAAGTTCCTAAGAAGAGTTTGCCAGCGATTCCCGATTCTATAGAAATAATCTGACCGGTTTGAATTCCTTCTTCGATCGTTTCGATCACAGGATTGTACAAGGAAGAGTGAAAATCTTGCAGTAGCTCATTGTAATTTTGAATAGGAATGGGTTCAGACTGAAGGAAATTTTTAAATAGAACAAAGATAAACGGTTGCTGTACCCAACTACTAAGCTGAAGTCTTGTGTATTGTTCCAAGCGAGTCAATGGTGAGTAAGTGGTTTGTAAGGCCTGATCTGTATTTTTTTTTGCTTCTTCTAACGCTTCAAGCAATACATCCTCAAGGAGACTTATTTTATTATTATAGTAGTGGTATACCGTTCCACGGCCTATTCCCGCTCTCTTAGCAATGTCACCCATCTCCATGTTCATACCTTTTTCTAAAAAGACTTCTGCTGCTGTATGACGTATTTGAAATATACGTTGTCTTCGGATCGCATCATTTTGTTCCTTTGTTCTTGGAGACATGAAACATATCACTCCTTTTTTAGACCTTCATGCATGTCGATATAAAGTTTGTTGCTATTGTATACCCTTCCAAATGTAAAGACAAGAGAAACCTTACCTTGCTTGTGACAATCTTTCTTAGCACTTGCAAAGGGAAATACAACTAGCCCAATATCCTAAATGAGAAATCGGGCTAGTTCTAAAAGATATTTATCTGTATTAATAATTATCTGCAACAGCTTTTCGTAAAATCCCAATGCATCTGTCTAAGTCCGTTTTTACATTTGTCTTATAACGCATTGCAGCTTCATAACCGCCGTTTGAAACAAAATGATAATAAACGACCTCCTTATGCTTGGAATTCATATTTGGTTGAGGTCTTTTTATACGGTACAAAATGCCATCTTCCACAAGATCATCAAGAGAACGATAAATTTCAGCATGATTAGGTTTGTATCCAAGATTTTTGAAATCATGTTGTAAAAAATCAAGCATCTGTAGGGCATAACCATTTTTCTTTTCTACCATTGTAATCAAATATAGCTTAAGAAAGGCCCTTTGTTTAATTAAAAACCCCGTACTTTCTCGTTCTGACATGGGGGTCACCTTGCTTTCTATTTTTGTACTATGTACTAATTGTACATGAAAGGAAATATTATACAAGGATTTATTTTCATCTCCCCTTTTAGCTTAATTAACAGATATTGATGTTTAAACTAGATAGGCTTTGAGCTAAAAGGGGTAGTATGAGATTGCACAAACCATGTTATTTTTATAATTTTAAATGTACAATTAGTACATAGTACAATTAGTTCTTATTATTTTGTATGAATGTTCCACAAGGTTTTTTAAGACTAGTTTATGGCCTATTTCTATGTATAACAAATTCTCGTCTGTTCATCATAAACCAAACGTATGTACCCACGCAAGAAAACCGATCATCTTCCTTAACATATTCCACATTCCGTTTTTTGTCCGATCATTATCGGGTGGTTTGTCTCTAATTCCCCTTTTCTTCTTTCTCCTGCAACCTTCCTAACTTCTGCAAGGTCAATTGAACCGCAATCGCGTCATCCAGATATCCAATGGGAAAAACATAATCAGGAATAATGTCGACCGACAAGATAAAGTACAAAAGTGCACTACCAATCACAGCCCGTTCTAGTGGTTGAGTCTCATCATGACAGAATTGCACATACATCTCTTTTAATTGATCAATGAACGGTCCTTCTCCATTCACAGTCTCCACTTTTTCTTGAAATTCTTCTCTAATGATTCTACTCCCCTCTCTAGTCTGTGCATGCCTTTCATATTTTTCTAATTCTAGCTGTACTTGCTCTGTTGTATATGTCCAATCAAATAATTGTGATGATTCTAGAACTTTCTGAATTTTATCGACTGAAGTATGAATATCGGATGGTAGGAACTCCTTTGTGGTTGAAATGGGGTAACCGGCGGCCAAAAATAAGCGATCCATTGATACACCAAGACACTCACCAATTTGCTCCAAATGCTTGGGGCGCGCTGTTTGTTTCCCATTTATAATTCGGGAGATTGTTGCAACGTTTATCCTTGACTGCTTGCTCAGCGTACGCATAGACATTGACTGCTCTTGTAGTAGCTTTTTAATTAAAATTCCTAATCCAGTCTCTTTTGGTTCGTTTTCCATTGCTCACCCTCCTTTATTTTGTTTATGAAAACATTGTTGTTTAGATTACATAAACAATGGGCACTGGCAATACGCACATTTTCTAAACACTTTCGTAACATAAAAGTAAAGAAAAAGCTTTTTCTTTATATAGATAGGTTCTCAAGAAAGTAGAAGTATGAAACTCAACTAAGTTCATAATAGTAAAGGAGTGTCTTCCATTGAAATCGTTGTTTATTGTAGGTCTTGCCCTGTCTTCTAGTCTTGAGCATTTAGGTGCTACTTCATCATATGGCATAGGACAAATTGATATTTCTGTCTTATTCACTATATGGATCACGCTCGTATGTTTTCTCGTGAGTCTCGGGAGCATTTATTTTGGTCAGTTGGTTTTACTAGTTTTTACTGGTTTTTTATTAAGTGTGATTGTTATTCAAATTATTTTATTAGCTATTGATCGAAAAAATGTGGCTGTTCATGAAAACATTTTTTTGAAACAACTTACAAATATTACAAAAAATCTGAAATGCTTCGATTTTATTCAATCTGGACAGATGGGAGTGGCGAAAGTAATCATCCTGCTAATCGGCCTAACTGTTCATGCATTAATGATTGGAGTACGTACTGGTTTTCGTGATCTTCCCTCACTTTCCATTTCCTTAACTGCTTCACTCTCAAGCTTTTTCACTCTTTGGATGAGTATAGCTTTGGGCAGTAAAGTGACCAAGATTAAAATTTGCTCCTTTCATTTAGGAAAATTTGGGACCTTGATAAGTGGTGCGATTATCATAGTTAGTGCCTTCCAAGCTTTGATGTAAACAAACCAATTCATTCACTCGAATCATCCAAATATAAAAAAACCGGGTTCCTAAACTGTAGGAAATCCGGTTTTTTACTAAACGTTCTATCATTCAGACTATTACCGTTTTACACCCTTCACCTTAGTCAAATAATTGAATTACCCCGTACAGACATGTTAATTTGTTTTCTACGTAACAGTCATAACACCAACATTTGGAGAATTACCCGAAACATCGCCAAAAGTTGAGTATACTCTATTGGAATAACTATTAAATACAGGTAGAATGCTACTTAAGAGTGTCCCATAAGACTTGTTTCAAAAATAGAGGTGAGAATATGCGGAAAATCGGTTATATTCGGGTCAGTTCATTGGATCAAAACCCAGCTAGACAGCTTCAGCAGCTAAATGAAGTTGGCATGGATGTTATTTTTGAAGAAAAAGAATCTGGAGCAACACAGGACAGACCTGAATTGCAGAAGATGTTAAAGGAGTTACGAGAAGATGACATCATCTATGTATCGGACCTTACTCGCATTACCAGAAGTACAAGAGATTTATCCGAACTGGATAATAATTGAATTTTGTTCAGCTAACGAGCAGAAATGCTCAATAAAACTAAGAGTAAGCGTGGTAAAATACGTTAACTGATCGGGGAAGGAGAAATATGGACATATCTATCCGAAACGCTCATCAAGATGACTACGAGTCTTTGTTGCCTTTGTTCAGGCAGGTTCATGATCTACACGTTTTTG
It includes:
- the map gene encoding type I methionyl aminopeptidase; amino-acid sequence: MITIKSQSEINKMHEAGKLVAACHKEVAKFIKPGITSFEINNFVHSYLTKSEAIPEQIGFNGYKYATCASVNDEICHGFPTHKPLKNGDIVTVDFVANLHGGLADSAWTHTVGTISEEAKHLLQITKESMYKGIEQALIGNRLGDIGHAIQTFVEAEGLSVVRDFCGHGIGPTLHEEPQVAHYGKPGKGLRLKEGMVITIEPMVNLGSWHSKMDANGWTARTVDGKLSAQYEHTVAITKNGPLILTEQD
- a CDS encoding TetR/AcrR family transcriptional regulator; translation: MSPRTKEQNDAIRRQRIFQIRHTAAEVFLEKGMNMEMGDIAKRAGIGRGTVYHYYNNKISLLEDVLLEALEEAKKNTDQALQTTYSPLTRLEQYTRLQLSSWVQQPFIFVLFKNFLQSEPIPIQNYNELLQDFHSSLYNPVIETIEEGIQTGQIISIESGIAGKLFLGTLVGTAVSYIGKNDYSDPIANTNWMDDVITVLFRGLKA
- a CDS encoding Replication termination protein encodes the protein MSERESTGFLIKQRAFLKLYLITMVEKKNGYALQMLDFLQHDFKNLGYKPNHAEIYRSLDDLVEDGILYRIKRPQPNMNSKHKEVVYYHFVSNGGYEAAMRYKTNVKTDLDRCIGILRKAVADNY
- a CDS encoding DUF1232 domain-containing protein, which translates into the protein MENEPKETGLGILIKKLLQEQSMSMRTLSKQSRINVATISRIINGKQTARPKHLEQIGECLGVSMDRLFLAAGYPISTTKEFLPSDIHTSVDKIQKVLESSQLFDWTYTTEQVQLELEKYERHAQTREGSRIIREEFQEKVETVNGEGPFIDQLKEMYVQFCHDETQPLERAVIGSALLYFILSVDIIPDYVFPIGYLDDAIAVQLTLQKLGRLQEKEEKGN
- a CDS encoding recombinase family protein codes for the protein MRKIGYIRVSSLDQNPARQLQQLNEVGMDVIFEEKESGATQDRPELQKMLKELREDDIIYVSDLTRITRSTRDLSELDNN